tgctgctcctcagaggaGCACGGCCGTGGCGCGGCGTGGCGGGTGGGTTCGTCCTGCTGTCGGCAGAGTGCGGGTTTCAGTGGCAGTGCTGGATAAGTGGCTCGTTCACGGAGTAAATGTTATTTATAGCTTCggttgtggctgcccctggatccctgcaagtgtcccaggccaggttggacagggctgggagcagcctgggacatggaaggtgtccctgcccatggcaagggggtGGCACTGGTTAATCCTTGATTTCTcgtccaacccaaaccattccggGATTCTGGCATTTTAAACACCCGTGTCCTTACAGCTAGGTGTTCATGAGAGTTGTAACTTCAACTACAAAACACCTCGCCATGCTCTTTCCATGTTCCTGAAGTCCTTGGGATCTGATTTAGAGTGAAGCTCAGTACTCTCACACCTGCTGGTTGAATGTCCCAGTTATGTCCCCGTTACCGTGTAGTGCAAatacagcaaaatatttttgtcttgtAGCGTCCAGCCCCACCTCAGAGCTTCTGTTCCAACTGATTTCCTAACATCCACTATGCTGGCAGCATCCCACCTGAAACAAAAGTTCCTAGTTATGTGGGGTCAGGTAAGCAGACACTTTTACAATATTGTGCAGTTGTGCAAAGTTATTAAAACTGGAATTTGTATTGGAGGGCATGAAAGAACTCTGCAAAACCACACAATATTGGTAAAATTAAACCCCAGACAGCCCCACTTACCtgacccctgtcccctccctctcCTGTGGGATAAATCAGTTTGCTGGTAGGGATTGATCTCAGTGTCTGAAGCTTGGGCatgtttttaatgctttttgttGCCCTTGAGAAACACggggaaggaggggagaaaCCCCCTTGTCACCAAGCTTTTACTGGACTGCTCCTGCTTGGTTGTGCAAGTGAAAGTTGAGTAACAGAGCTGagagctggctgtgctctcccaaACTGGAAATCATCCGTTTTGATGTGTTTGACTACCAGTTGTAGAGTTCCCAGCCACTTTTGTGGTGCACAGGAGAGCAGGTGCTGAAGGGAGGCAAGGATTGATGGGGCATTGAGCTCCACAATGTCAGAGGTGGGGTGTGGTGActtgtccaaggccaggctgggtgaatGTGTCCTGTGAAATgttggggggcacagggatcaCCCCGGTCTGGTTGGGTTTTACCTGTTCTTTGCAGAGACATCAAGAGATTGCCTGGGTGAAGGGAAGGTGGAGTTGGGAGCTGAAAAGCTGAAAGTGGAGTTGGGAGCTGCAGAGTTCCCAGTGGAGTTGAGAGCTGTTGTGGCTGGGGGGTGCAGTGTGACACAGGCTGCACAAGCCTgcaggagcctgggagaggaTCCCAGCGTGACCCTGGCAGTCAGGGATGGAAAACCCTTCTGAGATCTCTCAGGGCCGGTTCTGTGGAggggagagctgccagccccttccctgcccacaCAAACTTCCTGGGCTGGCCCACAAACACACCTGGCCACGGCACCTGGAGCTGGGCACTGTTGGCTCAGGAAACCAGAGGCAAACGTGGCACTGACTCTGATCCAGCCCCATGGCTGTGGCTTACCCGTGCTGTTTTCATTGCAGAGCACAAGGTGATCATTGTGGGCCTGGACAATGCAGGGAAAACGACCATTCTGTACCAATTGTAAGTAGCACCTGTGGGGGCATTTCCAGCTGTGCTCCGTGGCCCTGGGTGCTTCACTCTGAGCTTTCCAGGTGCCACAGGGTGCCTGGAGCTTGGGAAGGGCTCTGCTGGATGGATGAGGGTTTGTTCAGGGGGTTTGGATGCATCACCTGCTGTTAGCAGGCACTCCCAGCACCCTTGGTGGCACGGCCCTGGCTCTCTGCCAGCCCCATAAAATAGGATTGGAGTGAGTGCTGGCCACGTTTGCAAAACTGATCCACGGCACAGACTTGAGCAGCACCCAGATCACTCTGTGAGTGGCAAAgcacctctgcctgccctgaCTTGTGTCCCCAGCGCTGAGATCAGTTTGTTTGTGGGATGGCATGAAGGAGGAAGGCTGGACCAGCACAAACCCAGGACAACACCCCCCTGCTGTCCTGCACCTTCTGCCTTCCACAGCAGCATTGATTTGTGTTTGCCTTGCATTAACCTTGCTCCTGGTTTACATGGAGCTCAAATGAGTTTCATATCTCAGTTCCCAGCTGCAGTTTGATAGAGGACACCAATCTGTCCACAGGCTCAGAAGCAGCTCAAGGTCTGTTTGTGCTGGGGACAGATTGGCCTTTCCCACGTGCACCGTGTGGCACTGAGGAGTGTTCCTGAGTCAGAAATAATTCCTGATAAATGATGTGGCCATGCTGCTCCAAGCCCACACGTAAAATTGGCTTTGTGGAATGGCTGGGGTTTGTCACATCCCAACCTGCTTTGCCTTTCCCCAGACATTTCTGGCTGCTGGTGCCCTGCCACGCTGCAGGGCTCAGAGTGGAAGGTGAAGGTGATGGTGATTTATAGAGGGAGTGAGAGATGTTAAAAAGCACAAACAGAGTGAAGGGTATTTCTTAAGTCTGGaaactgctgcagctgagggccGTCCTTGGTGGTTTTTAATCCACTTCCTCCATAAATGTCTCACTGTTCTTCCCCTTATTTCTGCAGTTTCAgtgctttcttttccctctcatACAGATCTCTGtctgtctcctttttctttgtACCCACTCTGACTCCACAGGAcattcccagctcccctgtTCTCCTGCCTTACTCCTCCTTAAccctgccccatccttgcagatcccatttttcctcttgcagacACTTCCTCGTCTCCCATTCTCACACTCAGCTCTCCTTGCACTGGCCCAGGGTAACTGGGATTGTTTTTCAGAGCTCTGCACCATCCCTTTATCTCCTTGGCTCTCTGTATCCTCTTCAGGAAATATCCCAGCACCATTACAGGTCTCAAATTGCTGTCACTGTAACTAAAAGCCCTGCTGGAACTTCAAAAAGGTTCATACAAAATGAAAAGCTATATCAAGATgatcagaagaaaaaataattaagttCTTTTGAACACAGATGGTTTGCCTTGGAGctactgttaatttttttttgcctgttacAGTAGAGTTTAAATAGTTTGAACTTATGGAGAATCCAGAGCACACATTTGGTTATTTGATATGCAACTGGTGCTCTTAGTGACAAAGTCACACTCAGTATCACTAAACAGTACATTTGAAATGTTTAAGGGCTGCATTTGTCTCCAGCAAGTTGTGTatgggctgtgctgaggggagaagaggaggaagttGGGACAGGAGCATTGTGAAGAGTGGGTTTAGTGGCCTGccctggaaggagaggggatggAGTGGGTGAAGTGTTTCTGGTGGAGCTGGAGGATGAGCTGTTGTTTTTCTGAAACCTTGGAAATCTTGTGGCTTAACCACATTCTTGAAGCAAAACAACTGCTGTGTCCCATGTCAGCCAAAATGGGCCTGGAGAAAGAAGAGCTGAGTGCTCCCAAAAGCTTCTGAAGCAAAAATGCTCTCAGCTCCATGGTTTAATTAATTATAACACATTTTGTTCACAAGTGCTCTCTCAGCTCCATAATTTGATTATTCCATAGTTCACTGAGTCCTTTTCATTGctgtttttatttatgtttGCCCCTTCCACCAGCAGCCCTTGCcttggctgcccagggagcgtTGCTGAGGTTCTGCCCCGGGCTGCAGCTCCGGGGGCGGCTCTGAGTGActgtcctgtccttgtccctgtccctgtcccctgtgcagCTCCATGAACGAGGTGGTTCACACCTCTCCCACCATCGGCAGCAACGTGGAGGAGATCGTGGTGAACAACACGCGCTTCCTGATGTGGGACATCGGGGGGCAGGAGTCCCTGCGCTCCTCCTGGAACACCTACTACACCAACACCGAGgtgacagccctgcccctgccctgcacgGCACTCTGCTGTCCTGTCcaaggggctgggctggtgccCTCACTGCTCTGGGGATGCTCATCcctcctggctggggctgggaatggcacaatcccacctggctggggctgggaatggcacaaTGTCTGGGAATGGCACAATCCCCTtgctgtgcctgggaatggcACAATCCCACcttgctggggctgggaatggcacaaTCCCCTtgctgtgcctgggaatggcacaatcccaccctgctggggctgggaatggcacaaTCCCcttgctggggctgggaatggcacaatcccacctggctgtggctgggaatggcacaatcccaccctgctgtggctgggaatggcacaatcccaccctgctggggctgggaatggcacaaTCCCCTtgctgtgcctgggaatggcACAATCCCcttgctggggctgggaatggcacaatcccacctggctgtgcctgggaatggcACAATGTCTGGGAATGGCACAATCCCACCTTGCTGGGTCTGGGAATGGCACAATcccacctggctgtgcctgggaatggcacaatcccaccctgctggggctgggaatggcacaaTCCCCTTGCTGGGTCTGGGAATGGCACAATcccacctggctgtgcctgggaatggcacaatcccaccctgctggggctgggaatggcacaaTCCCACCTtgctgtgcctgggaatggcacaatcccaccctgctgtgcctgggaatggcACAATCCccttgctgtggctgggaatggcacaaTCCccttgctgtggctgggaatggcacaatcccaccctgctgtgcctgggaatggcACAATCCCCTTGCTGGGTCTGGGAATGGCACAATcccctggctgtggctgggaatggcacaaTCCCCTTGCTGGGTCTGGGAATGGCACAATGTCTGGGAATGGCACAATCCCACCTTGCTGGGTCTGGGAATGCTCATCCcacctggctgtggctgggaatggcacaaTGTCTGGGAATGGCACAATCCCACCTTGCTGGGTCTGGGAATGCTCATCCcacctggctgtggctgggaatggcacaaTGTCTGGGAATGGCACAATCCccttgctgtggctgggaatggcacaaTCCCCTTGCTGTGTGCCCGCTCACTCTCCCTGCAGTGGGTGCTCCAAAAcctccctggcagccccagagTTCCCTCCAAAACCTTGGCAGCTCTGCCTCACAAGCTCCTCTCATCACCAGCTTCAATGAGTTCTCAGAGCTCTTCAGAGGTGCAGTTGCAGTACACACACGCATATGtgtatataaaaaaattatatatatataaaaagatatgtatataaattttatcAACCACATAACTTCATAAAAACAATGCTTTAAATCAAGCTTTCCTATATGTtatcaaataaaatttaaatatctatattatatttataaatatctaTATTATAGTTatagatttatatttttatatttatattatttatatttatacataatatacatataaataatagaaatatttaACTATttgatttatatttaaatattcataTTATACAAATGACATTTTGTACGGTTAAATACAATTATCACAATGATTACCTTTGTTCTCCAGTTCGTTCCTATGCGGTGCTGAGATTCCTTAAAGTTCATTTCAGCCTAAATGAAGCTGGGAGGGTGTTCTTGGAGTTTGGAGCTTCAGGACTTTTTAAATCCCATGCAAATACCTGTTTGCATGTTATTCTTGATCTAGACAAAATTTattcattttgttttaaaaaactgCAACAAATGATTTGAGGGATCTGTGTGGTGCCTCAGCTACACCAagcaaagaacaaaaccagatctGGGATTACAGAGAATTTTCTTGCTTTCAGTATgaatttttcactgaaaaatggAGAACAGAAAGTGAAAAGTCGTGTCAGAGCTGCCTTGTCCCCAAAGCACAGCAAGAGTGAACAACCCCAGAAGTGTGGGATTactggggctggagggaggtTTGGGAAGGGGATGGGGTTTGATAATCCAGCTGGATaaagggctggcagtgggaaCAGCAGGAGTTGCTCTGCCTAATCATCTCCCTTTTGCAGTTTGTGATAGTTGTGGTGGACAGCACAGACAGAGAGAGAATTTCTGTGACTAAAGAAGAGCTGTACAAAATGTTAGCACACGAGGTGAGTGCGCCGTgtctttaatatttattttaatatttaatatttattgtaatatttttttaaattatctggCTGACACATGCCAAGAGAAACAGTTCTACACCCTGAACTGCCTTGTCCCAGCTGCACTGTGTTCTCCCAGTGACACTCCCAGCAAAGCTGTTAATTAATACTGAATTACAGAAGTGGCCTGTCACAGTGCTCCAGTGAAACAGCAGCTGGGACCTGTCAGGGACATCTGTGGGTTCTGGACTTCAATCCATGTTAATATCTGAATCAGAGcctttaaagaataaaaaaatatcctgcaataatttaataattattttgatATCTTCATGGTTGCCTGAGGTTTTAGAGCATTTACAGTGTGTGTTAGAGCACCCAGCTCGAAATTAAAGGAACTTTAGCCcatggctgcagcagccactgctcTGGGGGTGTCTGGAATTCCAGAGTGGGAATTGCTGAATTGTACCAACCCTCCTTAAAGCTGAGCCCTGGGTCAGCTCTAAacctgagctgggctggtgtACAAGCCAGGCAGCATCTGTGGCATGACCTGAATGCAAACTGGATCAGGGTGTGTGAGCTGACACCGAGCTTCCGAATTTAAGTgtcagaataaaaaaatatgcaTAAAAATGATGGAATTATAGCCTAAAATATTCCATCTATATTTAACCTATAGCCACGGTTTGGGAGCATGCAGGAAGGGCACAGCCTCCTATGGATTTCCTTTGAGGAAAAACAGGGGCTTTGCTGAGGATCTTTCaagttttgatatttttttttttttttttgttttgttttgttggttttgtctttgtttttttttttagtttttgatGTTTAATTTaagttgtttttaataaaataaattctaaaaGAGCAGTTCAGGCTGTGGGGTGTTAAATGTGGCACGGGGGGTttggtgctgctgcccaggattGGGATTTCAGAGCTGGGCTCCTCATGCTGTTGCAACAAGCTGcatcttgtgtttgctgctgtCTCAAGGAAGATGAAGTTGCTAACGAGCTGATTTTGCCGCAGGGAAGGTCTGGAATTCGGGCAGAGCAGAGGATTGGGGAGCTGTGAATGTGCCCTTTGTGTCCTGCAGGATGTTCCCAGGCTCCCGCTCCAGACCTGCCTGTGACGTTGGGAGAGAGCAGCAATCAAAGTCAAATATTGATTTTAAATCGCTTTTCTTCGCTCCTtgaaaaccttttctttctcctagCCGgttccatggagctgctgttaaGGCAGAATTAGTTGTCCAGCTCAGTTCCAGCTATTTTCTGGAGCAGTTGATTATTTGGGAATTAATTTGGCTGCTTGCAAACAGGAGTGTGCCTGACAGGCAGCTCAGTGCTTGAGCTGGCCTGGCTTCTGGGAACTCCTTTTTGCTTCTAAGGGAAAGATTTTCAATAATATACCCAAGCCTTCATGTAATCCCAGGCAATTTGGGGTAAAATAAGCTTATCCCTGGAGTCACTGTGCCAgattgtcagtgctgctcaggtGTGGGGgtgcaggggtcccaggatgaggggagagatgaggatctgactccatctttcacaaggctgatttattgttttatgatatattaaaactatactaaaagaatagaaggaaggatttcatcagaaggctggctaagaatagaaaaagaaagaatgaatagcAGAGGTttgtggaaaaagaaagaatgaatagcagaggtttgtggcttgggctctctgtctgagccagctgactgtgattggccattaattagaaacaaccccatgagcccaatcccagatgcacctgttgcatcccacagcagcagataatcattgtttgcattttgttcctgaggcctcccagcttctcaggagaaaaaaccctaagggaaggattttccataaaacataTCTGTGACACTGAGGTGCAGGGGTGCACAGGGCTCTGACCTCATGGACACAGCAAAACGTTGTGCTGAGATTTTTACTCCTCATCCAAGGCAAGAATTGGCTGTTTGCTGAGCTGGATCagggcatttcctgcagctccttgctCTGGAGCACTgttggctgggctctggtgttccctcctggggctgctctgctctctcatggcctcctctcctttctccccaGGACTTGAAGAAAGCAGGGCTGCTGATCTTTGCCAACAAGCAGGATGTGAAGGAGTGCATGACAGTAGCTGAGATCTCCCAGTTCCTGAAGCTGACTTCAATTAAGGATCACCAGTGGCACATTCAGGCCTGCTGTGCTCTCACTGGAGAGGGGTAAGAGGGATTTGTGTCCTCAGGAGGGAAAGCTGGAATTATTCTGGGGGTTGTGTTGTGGTGTTTGGGTTTAACACACATTCCTGCCCTgtccagaatcccagaatggtttgggttggaaaggaccttaaaatcatcccagccctggcgtggcagggacacctcccactgtcccagggtgctccaagccctgtccagcctggcctgggacagttccagggacccaggggcagccccagctgctctgggcacctgtgccagggcatcacCGCTTCATAATCTTGATACTTACAAGATTTTTGGGCTCAGAACACCAAATCCACATCAAACCCACAGTGGCACCTCACAGCAATAAGACTTGATATGATTTGGGTTTAATGAGGGTGGGATGAGGTGGGGGCAAACTGAAATGTGGTTCCTTAAGAATGTTCCTAATTAGAGAGAACTTAATTTGTCTTGAAAATCTGGGATCAGAATTCTCTGGCCACAAATTGAGCAATACAGGGAGTGAGGAGTTTCCAGAAATGATGGAGAGTTCTTGGGAAGAGTTGAAATTGTTGGTGTGCAGTTACCTTTGGAGCATTCCCTGACTGGTGtctcctgtgtccccaggctgtgccaaggACTGGAGTGGATGATGTCCCGCCTGAAGATCAGATGATTTTTAATGACCTCTTTGcacagacattgctgcagcagagctgttccAGTGGCACATTGGTGGGGTGGATGTATTTATACGGAACTGATGGCAACTGTATTTTCTACAtagctgcacacacacacacacacacacagacagacagacacagacagacacacggacaggagtgggagcaggcacagagcacaggagCTCTCGGGGCTCTGGGTTGGGTCGGGCTCCTCGAGGACGCGCTCGGAGCTGTGACCAACCTTGTTTCCAAGCTGCCCCTCGGCACAGCCAGCCCCGGGCCTGGGGAGGATGGAGAGAGGGGAAGGAGCTTTCAGTGCAGAGTTTTCTGATCCCACTGTGGCCCTCTCCAGTGGGAGGTGCTGCTTCATTGTCCCAGGAAATCAGCGAGCCAGTCACTGGCGCAGGGATCGACTCTCCAGCGTTTCTGAGGCGGCCGACGTTACCAAGGCAGAACTCTTTTCCTGTATGTGTACTGTACATATTTGTGTATATTTATACCTCAATCCTAGGTTCATTGCAATCTGCTCAGCCCAGTGTAAAGCTGAATCAGTATGTTGGCAGTAGTGCTGATCTGTGGCACGGCcacgtccccgtgtcccccgtCCCTCCGTGTCCGTGCGGCTGTAACGTCAATCACACCTGGTCAGCAAACCCTCTCTTCAGCCCATTGCTTGTTTTTCCACATGATTCTTGGGTTAGGGAGGAGGCTGGAATGGATTGAGGCACACACAGTTTGAGCTTCAAATTCCAGGGTTGGCAAACAGAACAAATTTGCCCAAGAGTTGCAGATGAAATGGATTTTCCTCTTTCATTGTGGTCATCGTTGGATTGGGTGATGCTGCAGGTCCTGTCCATTGCTTTccttctctgctgtgctggttgATTCAGGTCTGGCAGAAATACCTTTGGCTgtcaaaaagggaaaagcatcttttctttttcttaaccAAAGAAGAGGCACAAAAGTAAGTTTGAAAGTGTCACTGGAACTGTACAAGTCAGACTCTAATGAAGTGTTTTTCAGAGATAAAACTCTCTTTGCTGCATAAAGTGTGCAGATACTAAAATGTGCAGATATAGCAACATGCAGTGGAGGGGACTGGCTGGGGACAAAGCAGATGACACTACTTGAGAAGCTCCAGGTGACCCACACGAGTTCCAGGGCAGAACTTGAGAGCAGAGCCCCCTTGCATGGTCCCCAGGCAGTGGGAGAACACTAGGATCACCTTTCCCTGCTGGGATGGCAGTCCCAGGCACAAGGGCGTCACAATTCCCACTCAGAGGACCCAGGGAAGGCAATGGGGTGGTTGGAAATGTCAGGCTCTTCTGTGGGAGATGCGTTGGGAGTTCAGCAGAATGAAACAAAACTGTGTTTAAAGTGTTCTTCCCTTTCTCAGCCCCGTGCCTGGCAAGGAAAAGgcattttaaagacattttaaagCTTAGTTTGAACTTTTTAAGGTGCTTCTCTTTGGTTCTGGGATAATCTGGTCAgctcctgccttgctgcccACCTGCCTCCCTGGGAGCATGGCAATCCTGGGGAAAGGAGGGGAGGCAATCTCTAAGTCTGTATTTAACAAAGGCAGGTAAAGAATTTAActttttaatctatttttgGTATCTCCAACGCTCCCTGGCTGGGGGATCTGCTGTCTTTGTTAACCATTAAGGTGTACATGCATATATCTCTAGTGCATGCACATAGATCTTGGTATTTAACTGGTGTATTGCAAAATGTATCAATGTTTGAAGAATTAACAATTTAATGCAAAGACTCTCTCAGTTTCTCTGACAGTATCTACAAGCAACGAGCTCTGTGCACACTTGCATATGAAACGGAATTGTACATTTTCTagtctaaaaaaagaaaaagcagactTGCTTCTAAACCCAAGTGTTTGGTTTTTGAGTTTTGTCTTCCCTGGGCTGAATCCTGCAGGCTGGCTGAGCTGGTTGGTGagagaaggagctgctgctggtggtggtggagcagtgctgggtttctgctgcttggctgtgcctctgcaggagctctggcagATGCTGCAGGTGTGGGCTGTGCTACAAAGCAGATCCTCTGTGTTTACACAGCCCTTAGGTTGGTTTCACTCTGGCCCTGCCCGCGCCACTTCCCTCGCTGTGGCCTCTGAGGTTCACCTTGGCTTGGTTTCCCCGTGGCCACAGCAGGGCCTGGGAGTGCCTGCACACCTCAGGCTGGCACACAGggctctctgtgccctggggttTAACAAACAGGGCCTGGGAGTGCCTGCACACCTCAGGCTGGCACACAGGGCTCTCTGTGCCCGGGGGTTTAACAAACAGGGCCTGGGAGTGCCTGCACACCCCAGGCTGGCACACAGggctctctgtgccctggggttTAACAAACAGGGCCTGGGAGTGCCTGCACACCTCAGGCTGGCACACAGGGCTCTCTGTGCCCGGGGGTTTAACAGGGCCTGGGAGTGCCTGCACACCTCAGGCTGGCACACAGggctctctgtgccctggggttTAACAGGG
The nucleotide sequence above comes from Zonotrichia albicollis isolate bZonAlb1 chromosome 10, bZonAlb1.hap1, whole genome shotgun sequence. Encoded proteins:
- the ARL5A gene encoding ADP-ribosylation factor-like protein 5A isoform X1, whose translation is MGILFTRIWRLFNHQEHKVIIVGLDNAGKTTILYQFSMNEVVHTSPTIGSNVEEIVVNNTRFLMWDIGGQESLRSSWNTYYTNTEFVIVVVDSTDRERISVTKEELYKMLAHEDLKKAGLLIFANKQDVKECMTVAEISQFLKLTSIKDHQWHIQACCALTGEGLCQGLEWMMSRLKIR
- the ARL5A gene encoding ADP-ribosylation factor-like protein 5A isoform X2, which produces MNEVVHTSPTIGSNVEEIVVNNTRFLMWDIGGQESLRSSWNTYYTNTEFVIVVVDSTDRERISVTKEELYKMLAHEDLKKAGLLIFANKQDVKECMTVAEISQFLKLTSIKDHQWHIQACCALTGEGLCQGLEWMMSRLKIR